One segment of Ipomoea triloba cultivar NCNSP0323 chromosome 12, ASM357664v1 DNA contains the following:
- the LOC116000527 gene encoding uncharacterized protein LOC116000527: protein MAAAAKKIKIEAAASTVSLKLLIDSKARRVLFAEADKSFVDFLFHLLSFPLGSVIKLVSENSMVGSLGNLYSSIQNLSDTYLQPDANRDVLLNPKAPPILSSDVPLLPAGDDVSPPSDTGAVYACTQGCEYYSDDSESICPKCVKASIKCLMKYVAPVKTATTGGSTRDGSGSCSGFVKGVVTYMVMDDLKVMPHSTISTINVLNQYDIKDFGSLEVKVVPLGVDEGLKVLKASLQTKSVLTTVFLP, encoded by the exons ATGGCAGCCGctgccaaaaaaataaaaattgaagccGCGGCCTCAACCGTGAGTTTGAAGCTTCTGATCGACTCAAAGGCCAGAAGAGTATTGTTCGCCGAAGCCGACAAATCCTTCGTGGATTTCTTGTTCCACCTCCTGTCGTTTCCGCTCGGCTCCGTCATCAAGCTTGTAAGCGAGAACTCCATGGTCGGATCCCTCGGAAATCTCTACAGCAGCATCCAAAATCTCAGCGACACGTACCTCCAGCCCGATGCAAACAGAGACGTCCTTCTTAACCCAAAAGCGCCGCCTATTCTCTCTTCCGATGTTCCCCTCCTTCCCGCCGGTGATGACGTTTCCCCTCCTTCGGATACCGGGGCGGTTTACGCGTGTACTCAGGGCTGCGAATACTACTCTGATGACTCGGAATCCATTTGTCCCAAGTGTGTTAAGGCCAGCATAAAGTGCCTGATGAAGTATGTTGCTCCGGTAAAGACGGCGACGACGGGGGGATCTACTCGGGATGGGAGTGGAAGTTGTAGTGGGTTTGTGAAGGGTGTTGTGACGTATATGGTGATGGATGATTTGAAGGTGATGCCGCACTCCACCATTTCTACCATTAATGTTCTGAATCAGTACGATATTAAGGACTTCGGATCCCTCGAGGTCAAGGTTGTTCCTTTGGGTGTTGATGAG GGATTGAAGGTGTTGAAGGCATCTCTGCAGACTAAATCCGTTCTCACAACTGTCTTCCTCCCCTAA
- the LOC115998149 gene encoding uncharacterized protein LOC115998149, with product MATSVSTVSLKLLIEKKTQKVIFAEAEKPFVDFLFHLMSLPLGTIIKLVSQSSMVGSLGNLYGSIKNISQTYLQPNLNKDVLLNPKVATHYSFNAPLLLAAGDPSEAKKFYFCTNCLNYGGGRRSISDDPKAICPHCKSKISGEASYVAPVKADSTSMDESGGGFVKGVVTYMVTDDLKVMPHSTISTITVLNDFNIKDFGSVEVKDVRLGVDEGLKVLKAALQTDSVLTTVFLGK from the exons ATGGCGACATCCGTCTCAACCGTGAGTTTGAAGCTCCTAATAGAAAAGAAGACACAAAAAGTAATTTTCGCCGAAGCCGAGAAGCCGTTCGTGGATTTCTTGTTCCACCTCATGTCGTTGCCTCTCGGGACCATTATCAAACTCGTGAGCCAGAGTTCCATGGTCGGCTCCCTCGGAAATCTCTACGGCAGCATAAAAAACATTAGCCAAACATACCTCCAACCCAACTTAAACAAAGATGTACTTTTGAACCCAAAAGTTGCGACTCACTACTCTTTCAATGCGCCACTTCTCTTGGCCGCCGGTGACCCTTCCGAGGCCAAGAAGTTTTACTTTTGTACTAACTGCCTAAATTATGGTGGCGGCCGCCGGTCCATCTCCGACGACCCGAAAGCTATTTGTCCTCACTGCAAGTCCAAGATTAGTGGCGAGGCGTCTTATGTTGCTCCGGTGAAGGCGGATTCTACTAGCATGGATGAAAGTGGTGGGGGGTTTGTGAAGGGTGTTGTGACGTACATGGTGACGGATGACTTGAAGGTGATGCCGCATTCCACCATTTCTACCATTACTGTTCTGAATGATTTCAATATTAAGGACTTTGGATCCGTTGAGGTGAAGGATGTTCGTTTGGGTGTTGATGAG GGATTGAAGGTGTTGAAAGCTGCTCTGCAAACTGACTCCGTTCTCACAACCGTGTTCCTTGGGAAATAG
- the LOC115999786 gene encoding 60S ribosomal protein L23a codes for MAPAKADSKKVDPKAQAAKVAKAVKGTTFKKTAKKIRTKVTFHRPKTLRKDRNPKYPRISAPARNKLDQYQILKYPLTTESAMKKIEDNNTLVFIVDIRADKKKIKDAVKKMYDIQTKKVNTLIRPDGTKKAYVRLTPDYDALDVANKIGII; via the exons ATGGCGCCGGCAAAAG CTGACAGTAAAAAGGTTGACCCAAAGGCTCAAGCTGCCAAGGTTGCCAAGGCTGTGAAAGGTACTACCTTTAAGAAGACAGCAAAGAAGATCCGCACCAAAGTTACATTCCACAGGCCCAAGACATTGAGGAAGGATAGGAATCCTAAATACCCCCGTATTAGTGCACCTGCACGGAACAAATTGGACCAATACCAAATTCTTAAGTATCCGTTGACCACAGAGTCTGCTATGAAGAAAATTGAGGATAACAACACCCTGGTTTTCATTGTTGATATCCGTGCtgacaaaaagaaaatcaaggaTGCCGTGAAGAAAATGTATGACATTCAGACAAAAAAAGTCAACACCTTGATCAG GCCTGATGGCACCAAGAAGGCATATGTTCGATTGACTCCAGATTATGATGCATTAGATGTTGCAAACAAGATTGGAATCAtctaa